The Spirochaetales bacterium region TTTTTCCGATATCCGGACGGGGATACATGTTCTTGTTTCTTGAAGAGTTTGTTGAAGTATGAAATATCATTAAAGCCCAGATTAAGGGCGATATCGATTATCCTGAGATCGGTTTCACGCAGAAGCCTTTTGGCCTCCTTTATCCTCATCGTATTGATAAGCTGCTTGAAAGTTAAATTATATTCTTCCAGACAAAGTCTGAACACACGCGATGCCGGAATGCCGAGTCTTTTGTATACCATGCCGGTCGATATCCCCGGATTGTTATAATGTGATTCGATAAAGCTCTCGATCCGTTGTAATTCTTTATTCCGATACGATACTATTGCCAATGGCTTTTGACGGGGAAGTTTTTTTTCAGCCCGTTTATTTTTTTTTGCGGCAACGATAACGCAAAATGTCAAACAATAAAGGGCCACAATACAGGAGATAAGAATACCGGCCGAAGACATCGGACGATGAAATACGATTTTCTCGATCGTAATATGTCCACGTTTGCCGAATGTGTTGTCCGACTCCTCGGGATTGAAGTACATGTCAAACCCATAAACCTCATCGAATGTTTCTTCCGGTACCGGCTTTCCGTTCACACTCATGCAATCGCGCCACCACGACGGTATTTCAAATTCTTCAAGCCGGATCGAATATTCTTCCTGTTGGGGAACACGTTGGAGTATGTACTGGTTATGCCTCAGAGTAACGGGATTTATCGGTTTTTTTTCTGAAAAACCCTCGACAAATGTCTTGATGAATATTACAGCTTTTTTATTCGTCGCTTCGGTAATCCGCAGTAAAACCGATTCATAACCGGAGAGATCAAGCGGCTCACCTGTGTTGTCGAGATACATGGAAATAAAGATCATTGGTAAGCTGACCCCTTCCCTGAGGAAACAGGTCATCATCATTGCGTTCTTGTCGAAAGTAAAATCCTCGATTTCGGGGTTACCGCCTCGCTTCTGATTGGTGTGCGCATCAATACTGTTTCCGAAAGCGTCGGTCGGAAAAATGACGATTGACATGGTAAGGATATCGATGATCGGGATTACGAGCATAAAAAAGGGTATAATAGAAAGGATAAAAACGATTACATTCTGTTTTATTGAAATTGAAATAAAATCACCTTCTTTTTCATCCATGTCGATACCAGGGAACCATAATTATCGTCGATATAATATCGTAATGATTGAGAAATCAGCCGAATATGTCAAGCGGTAATCAATAAAATTATACAAGTCCCACACATCGCTTTTCTTTGGACTATCGGTACCGCAATCTATGCTCCGTCCCCGTTTCGTCAAGCTTGGTATGGGGACGGAGCTTGGTGTGAACTCGATGCACTGCATCTCCTTTACAAAATTATTCCCACGATGTATGTTTTTACAACAGGATCACCGTGGTGCGGAAGTCGCCGGCATATCCTACTCTCTTTGCCTTGTCACATATAATGGAGGACAGCACATGCATAAAAAAAGGTTATGGATCATTCTCATCATTATTATAGGCACAATAGCTATTCTTCCCTATTGTACGGGTGGCAAGGGCCCGGAAATTTTCATCGACGGCGACCGCTATAAGTTCGGCGAGGTGGTCGAAGGGAAAGAAATCGTCTTTACCTTTTTTATTTCCAACACCGGAACCAAAGATTTCCTTATCGAAGAACTCTATGTATCCTGCGAATGCGTGATCGTCAAGGAATATGACCGTATTATCAAACCGGGTACCCGCGGGAGTATCTATGGGGTGATCCGGACGACCGGTTTCAGGGGATTCATATCCAAATCAATCAAACTCAAAACAAATATCGGCGGCATCGAACCCGTTCTTACAATGGAAGGCACGGTCGTCGCCAAACCCGAATAATAAAGCAGGTAGAGTACCCACCGACATGCCGCCAGGCAAACCTCCGTCCCCGGTGCTGCGGCTGCTTCGTGATAACCAACCTCCGTCCCCATTCCGGCACGGACAGCCGACCTCCGTCCCCGTTTTTCGTCTTTTTTCGGTTACTCAACCGTGTATGACACCTCGTTGAAAGGATTCGGACAGGTATCTCCGCAGTTCGCCGGAAAATCAAACCGGTAAATCCGTCCATTGTTGATAAGCCGGTCATCAGCATCGTAAACCCTGATCCTGTATTCCGTTCCGGGAA contains the following coding sequences:
- a CDS encoding helix-turn-helix transcriptional regulator, which produces MDEKEGDFISISIKQNVIVFILSIIPFFMLVIPIIDILTMSIVIFPTDAFGNSIDAHTNQKRGGNPEIEDFTFDKNAMMMTCFLREGVSLPMIFISMYLDNTGEPLDLSGYESVLLRITEATNKKAVIFIKTFVEGFSEKKPINPVTLRHNQYILQRVPQQEEYSIRLEEFEIPSWWRDCMSVNGKPVPEETFDEVYGFDMYFNPEESDNTFGKRGHITIEKIVFHRPMSSAGILISCIVALYCLTFCVIVAAKKNKRAEKKLPRQKPLAIVSYRNKELQRIESFIESHYNNPGISTGMVYKRLGIPASRVFRLCLEEYNLTFKQLINTMRIKEAKRLLRETDLRIIDIALNLGFNDISYFNKLFKKQEHVSPSGYRKKRE
- a CDS encoding DUF1573 domain-containing protein, yielding MHKKRLWIILIIIIGTIAILPYCTGGKGPEIFIDGDRYKFGEVVEGKEIVFTFFISNTGTKDFLIEELYVSCECVIVKEYDRIIKPGTRGSIYGVIRTTGFRGFISKSIKLKTNIGGIEPVLTMEGTVVAKPE